The genomic stretch CTTGCCGTCGGCGGCCAGCCGGTATTCGTTCAGCAAATCCTCCACCTGCCGCGCGAACGTTTTCAGGGGAACGGACGTGGCGGCGGCGCTGCGGGTAAAGAAATATTTGAGCGTTACCGGCGCATCCAGTTTTTTGAGCAAATTGAGCGTGCCCTCGGAAAGGGTGAAAACCTTTTCCTCGGTCAGGTCCTTGCGGAAGTAAAAACCGCCCATAATAATGTTGAGGGCGATCAGAATGACAAGCAGGGCCAGCAAGGCCAGGGCCCCGCCGCTCATTTTCCATATCCATTTCAATCCGGTCTGCTTCATGAATTTTATCTCCTTTAAATGGTTTTTGCCGCGCAAGCGCGGGCATTCCTGCGGCGGCTTGCCGCAAAAACGCCAGGCGGCATTCTCACGCCGATTTTCTGCTTTCAACGACGATGTAAGTTCCAAAGAGCATGAGCGCGATCGCGCTCAGGTAATAAACAAAATCGCGGCTGTCCAATATCCCCTTCTGAAACGCCTCGTAGTGCGGCATGAAACTGAAAGCCGCCACGCCGTTCACCAGCCAGTCCGGGGCCCACTTGACCAGCAGATCGGTTACCGGCGGCCAGCCGGCCAGCAGTAAAAAGAGACAGATCATCAGCGCCAGAACAAAACTGATCACCTGGTTGCGCGTAAAAGCCGAAGTCATCATGCCGACCGCAAGATACGTTCCCGCCAGCAGGAAACTGCCGATATAGCCGCCAATGATCGCGCCCTTGTCCGGGTCCCCGAGATAAACCGTCGTCAGGACAATGGGGAAGGTGAGCGCGATGATGAGTCCGATAAAAATCCAGGCCGCCAGGAATTTTCCGAGGATGGCCTCGGTCATGGATACCGGGAGGGTCAGCAGCGTTTCTATCGTGCCGGAGCGGCGCTCTTCCGCCCAAAGCCGCATGGCGGCCGCCGGCACCAGGATCAGGAAAAGCCAGGGGTGCCAGAAGAAAAAGGGACGCAGGTCGGCCTGGCCGATTTCATAAAAACGCGACACGAAAAATGTCAGAAAGCCAAGCAGCATTAAAAAGACAATCATAAAAACATAAGCCACCGGCGATTCAAAGTAGGAAACGAGCTCGCGTTTTGCGATTGCCTTCGTATTGCG from Kiritimatiellia bacterium encodes the following:
- a CDS encoding ABC transporter permease subunit; its protein translation is MDFVRNTKAIAKRELVSYFESPVAYVFMIVFLMLLGFLTFFVSRFYEIGQADLRPFFFWHPWLFLILVPAAAMRLWAEERRSGTIETLLTLPVSMTEAILGKFLAAWIFIGLIIALTFPIVLTTVYLGDPDKGAIIGGYIGSFLLAGTYLAVGMMTSAFTRNQVISFVLALMICLFLLLAGWPPVTDLLVKWAPDWLVNGVAAFSFMPHYEAFQKGILDSRDFVYYLSAIALMLFGTYIVVESRKSA